The Aurantiacibacter gangjinensis genome includes a region encoding these proteins:
- a CDS encoding ribbon-helix-helix domain-containing protein, producing the protein MRDIYHPPVKRSVEIAGHKTSISLEPLFWDMLQDAAAEARLPLNALVARIDAERIEAERPPGLATAIRLWLAAELAAAEAPQ; encoded by the coding sequence ATGCGCGACATTTATCATCCGCCGGTCAAACGCTCGGTCGAGATTGCCGGACACAAGACATCCATCAGCCTCGAACCGCTGTTCTGGGACATGCTTCAAGATGCTGCTGCGGAAGCACGGCTGCCGCTCAACGCGCTGGTCGCGCGTATCGATGCCGAACGGATCGAGGCCGAGCGTCCGCCCGGCCTCGCAACTGCCATCAGGTTGTGGCTGGCCGCCGAACTAGCGGCAGCCGAAGCGCCTCAGTAA
- the galU gene encoding UTP--glucose-1-phosphate uridylyltransferase GalU, with protein sequence MTTRKPIRKAVFPVAGLGTRFLPATKAIPKELLPIVDRPLIQYAVDEAREAGIEQMIFVTGRGKTAIVEHFDVAYELETTMGERGKDLSVLDSSRFTPGDIITVRQQVPMGLGHAIWCARAIVGDEPFAILLPDEIMVGEPGCMAQMVKAYEEVGGNLISVLEVPRDDVSSYGVIDPGESKGALTEVKGLVEKPPVDEAPSNKIISGRYILQPEVMRTLENQGKGAGGEIQLTDAMARMIGNQPFHAVTFEGRRFDCGSKTGFVEATLALALEREDMGDEVRAIAQRLLAQ encoded by the coding sequence ATGACCACTCGCAAACCCATTCGCAAGGCCGTGTTCCCCGTGGCGGGGCTCGGCACACGTTTCCTGCCCGCGACCAAGGCCATTCCGAAAGAATTGCTGCCCATCGTCGATCGCCCGCTAATCCAGTATGCGGTGGACGAAGCGCGCGAGGCGGGGATCGAGCAGATGATCTTCGTGACCGGGCGCGGGAAGACGGCCATCGTCGAACATTTCGATGTGGCATACGAGCTGGAAACCACGATGGGGGAGCGCGGCAAGGACCTCTCCGTTCTCGACTCCAGCCGGTTCACGCCGGGCGACATCATCACCGTGCGCCAGCAAGTGCCGATGGGGCTCGGCCACGCGATCTGGTGCGCCCGTGCCATCGTGGGCGACGAGCCTTTCGCCATCCTCCTGCCGGACGAGATAATGGTGGGTGAACCGGGCTGCATGGCGCAGATGGTGAAGGCCTATGAAGAGGTCGGCGGCAATCTTATATCTGTGCTGGAAGTGCCGCGCGACGACGTATCGAGCTATGGCGTTATCGACCCCGGCGAAAGCAAGGGCGCGCTGACCGAAGTGAAGGGCCTGGTCGAGAAGCCGCCGGTGGATGAGGCGCCGTCGAACAAGATCATTTCCGGGCGCTACATTCTCCAGCCCGAAGTCATGCGGACGCTGGAGAACCAGGGCAAAGGCGCGGGGGGCGAGATCCAGCTGACCGACGCCATGGCGCGCATGATCGGCAACCAGCCTTTCCACGCCGTGACCTTCGAAGGCCGCCGCTTCGACTGCGGCAGCAAGACAGGCTTTGTCGAAGCGACGCTGGCCCTCGCGCTGGAGCGTGAGGACATGGGCGACGAAGTCCGCGCGATCGCGCAGCGCCTGCTCGCGCAATAA
- a CDS encoding DUF3576 domain-containing protein: MALTNASAFARASLLGLATLGLAACGGGNDDRLRADIAASQVTAIGVNAYLWRASLETLSFAPLAQTDSAGGVIVTDWYANPNSPNERVKISVAILDQDLRADALRVGATRQVLTNGQWVDAPVQAATVQRLEDIILTQARDLRRSTVN, translated from the coding sequence ATGGCACTTACCAACGCTTCCGCTTTCGCCCGTGCATCCCTGCTGGGGCTGGCCACACTCGGCCTGGCTGCCTGCGGCGGCGGTAATGACGATCGCCTGCGCGCCGATATCGCCGCATCGCAGGTCACTGCCATCGGCGTGAATGCCTATCTCTGGCGCGCATCGCTCGAAACGCTGAGCTTCGCCCCGCTGGCGCAGACGGACAGTGCCGGTGGCGTGATCGTGACGGACTGGTACGCCAATCCCAATTCGCCGAACGAACGGGTGAAAATCTCGGTCGCCATTCTCGACCAGGATCTACGCGCCGATGCGCTGCGCGTGGGTGCCACGCGGCAGGTGCTGACGAACGGCCAGTGGGTCGATGCTCCGGTGCAGGCGGCAACCGTGCAGCGGCTGGAGGATATCATCCTCACCCAGGCGCGCGATTTGCGGCGTTCAACTGTCAACTGA
- a CDS encoding leucine--tRNA ligase, whose translation MSNERFDPSVADGRWQRAWDEARCFEADSTSDKPKTYVLEMFPYPSGRIHIGHVRNYTMGDVLARYRKMRGDEVLHPMGWDAFGMPAENAAMEKGVHPGGWTYENIATMKGQLKQLGFALDWSREFATCDPDYYGHEQAQFIDMYEAGLVYRKESEVNWDPVDMTVLANEQVVDGKGWRSGAEVEKRKLNQWFLKITQFADELLEGLDSLEDWPEKVKLMQANWIGKSQGLQFAFDLSNGEKLPVYTTRPDTIFGASFVAVAADHPVAQSLDSDGARDFIALCKKGGTTAAELETAERLGFDTGITAKHPFTGEALPVYIANFVLMEYGTGAVMAVPGHDQRDFEFATKYGLPISEQFVFEGAELDKNAGFYVIPGPSGEDDWELEFYHDFRKEALETKPTHGVEYEYLNPDMRRLLNEECGPAPFYSSKAAVDAVIFRAESEGWGEGTTVWRLRDWGVSRQRYWGTPIPFIHCDACGVVPVPKADLPVKLPDDVDFSTPGNPLERHPTWKNVACPICGGAARRETDTLDTFVNSSWYFLRFASQPADKPFDAAEVAQWMPVAQYIGGIEHAILHLLYARFWTRALAHVGTLDVKEPFASLFTQGMVTHETYSRKDGPREIFYPPSEIERSADSAALISDGQPVEIGKVVKMSKSKKNVVDPEDIIRDYGADAVRWFMLSDSPPERDLPWSEAGIEGCGRFVQRLWRLFGQYDAGASGEDMALARKTHQTIAAVASDIEALAFNKAVARLYELTSAAEKAKPSASRNHAIRSILLMASPMMPHLAEEGWAAMGGEGLAAMAAWPEVDDALLVEEEVTIAVQHKGKLRDTLTAPKDASKEDLEALALASEKVQRSIDGAEIRKVIVVPGRLVNIVT comes from the coding sequence ATGAGCAATGAACGATTCGATCCGTCCGTAGCCGACGGGCGCTGGCAGCGTGCGTGGGACGAGGCTCGCTGCTTCGAGGCAGACAGCACCAGCGACAAGCCTAAGACATACGTGCTGGAGATGTTCCCCTATCCCAGCGGGCGCATCCATATCGGCCATGTGCGCAATTACACGATGGGCGACGTGCTCGCGCGCTATCGCAAGATGCGCGGTGACGAAGTGCTGCACCCCATGGGCTGGGACGCGTTCGGCATGCCCGCCGAAAACGCGGCAATGGAAAAAGGCGTCCATCCCGGCGGCTGGACCTATGAGAATATCGCAACGATGAAAGGCCAGCTCAAGCAGCTGGGCTTCGCACTCGACTGGAGCCGCGAATTCGCCACTTGCGATCCGGATTATTACGGTCACGAACAGGCGCAATTCATCGACATGTACGAAGCGGGCCTCGTCTATCGCAAGGAAAGCGAGGTCAATTGGGATCCGGTCGACATGACCGTGCTCGCCAACGAGCAGGTGGTGGACGGCAAGGGCTGGCGCAGCGGCGCAGAGGTCGAGAAGCGCAAGCTCAACCAGTGGTTCCTGAAGATTACGCAATTTGCCGACGAGTTGCTGGAGGGCCTCGACAGCCTCGAGGACTGGCCCGAAAAAGTGAAGCTGATGCAGGCCAACTGGATCGGCAAATCGCAGGGCCTGCAATTCGCTTTCGACCTGTCGAATGGCGAGAAACTGCCGGTCTACACCACGCGGCCCGATACGATTTTCGGGGCGAGCTTCGTGGCGGTGGCAGCCGACCATCCGGTGGCGCAGTCGCTGGACAGCGATGGGGCGCGCGACTTCATTGCCCTGTGCAAGAAGGGCGGGACCACCGCAGCTGAGCTGGAGACGGCAGAAAGGCTGGGTTTCGATACCGGCATCACGGCCAAGCATCCGTTCACCGGCGAGGCCTTGCCCGTTTACATCGCCAATTTCGTGCTGATGGAATACGGCACCGGCGCGGTGATGGCGGTGCCCGGCCACGACCAGCGCGATTTCGAATTCGCCACGAAATACGGACTTCCCATCAGCGAGCAATTCGTGTTCGAAGGCGCTGAACTAGATAAAAATGCCGGATTTTACGTTATCCCGGGGCCCTCAGGCGAGGATGATTGGGAACTCGAATTCTACCATGACTTTCGAAAGGAAGCTTTGGAAACAAAACCTACTCACGGCGTAGAGTATGAGTATCTGAATCCAGATATGCGGCGGTTGTTGAATGAAGAATGCGGCCCAGCTCCGTTTTACTCGAGTAAAGCAGCTGTCGACGCCGTAATCTTTCGTGCCGAGAGCGAAGGCTGGGGCGAGGGCACCACCGTCTGGCGCCTGCGCGACTGGGGCGTGTCGCGCCAGCGTTATTGGGGCACGCCCATTCCCTTCATTCATTGCGATGCTTGCGGCGTGGTGCCGGTGCCCAAGGCGGACCTGCCGGTGAAACTGCCGGACGATGTCGATTTCTCCACGCCGGGCAATCCGCTGGAGCGGCATCCGACCTGGAAGAACGTCGCCTGCCCGATATGCGGCGGCGCGGCGCGGCGCGAAACAGACACGCTCGACACCTTCGTCAATTCCAGCTGGTATTTCCTGCGCTTCGCCAGCCAGCCGGCGGACAAGCCTTTCGATGCCGCCGAAGTCGCGCAATGGATGCCGGTCGCCCAATATATCGGCGGTATCGAGCATGCGATCCTGCACCTGCTCTATGCCCGTTTCTGGACTCGCGCTCTGGCACACGTCGGCACTCTCGATGTGAAAGAGCCCTTCGCCAGCCTGTTCACGCAGGGGATGGTGACGCACGAAACATACAGCCGCAAGGATGGCCCGCGCGAGATTTTCTACCCGCCATCCGAGATCGAGCGATCGGCCGATTCCGCAGCGTTGATTTCCGATGGACAACCGGTCGAGATCGGCAAGGTCGTCAAGATGTCTAAGTCGAAGAAGAACGTCGTCGACCCGGAGGACATCATCCGCGATTACGGTGCCGATGCGGTGCGCTGGTTCATGCTGTCCGACAGCCCGCCCGAACGCGACCTGCCATGGTCCGAAGCCGGCATCGAAGGCTGCGGCCGCTTCGTCCAGCGCCTCTGGCGGCTGTTCGGCCAGTACGATGCTGGCGCATCGGGCGAAGATATGGCGCTGGCCCGCAAGACCCACCAGACGATCGCTGCAGTCGCGTCCGATATCGAGGCGCTGGCCTTCAACAAGGCGGTCGCACGGCTTTACGAACTCACGAGCGCTGCGGAGAAAGCCAAGCCTTCTGCCAGCCGCAACCACGCGATCCGTTCCATCCTGCTGATGGCCTCCCCCATGATGCCCCACCTTGCCGAAGAAGGCTGGGCCGCGATGGGCGGCGAGGGGCTGGCCGCGATGGCCGCATGGCCCGAAGTGGACGACGCGCTGCTGGTGGAGGAAGAGGTCACCATCGCCGTGCAGCACAAAGGCAAATTGCGCGACACGCTGACGGCGCCCAAGGACGCCTCGAAAGAGGATCTGGAGGCGCTTGCATTGGCGAGCGAGAAGGTCCAGCGTTCGATCGATGGCGCGGAAATTCGCAAGGTGATCGTGGTGCCCGGCAGGTTGGTCAATATCGTCACATGA
- a CDS encoding M23 family metallopeptidase: MLLKFASFIAVGSMAIASPALADETEIADGVIDLTAVAEAPADAANADAEEFNELFASWESLEQGARVTATGDITAAPRTAYSVPSRMPVNEYRMSSAYGMRNHPVLRQRRAHNGVDLAAPTGTPVYATADGVVESARYFGSYGNYVQIGHMGDLETRYAHLSRYTVRAGDQVRKGDLIGYVGSTGRSTGPHLHYEVRVAGEPVNPIPYMLADLEAEAANGERLGRGGGPEE; this comes from the coding sequence ATGCTACTCAAATTCGCCAGCTTTATTGCCGTGGGTTCGATGGCCATCGCCTCGCCCGCACTGGCCGATGAAACCGAAATTGCCGATGGCGTTATCGACCTGACGGCCGTCGCTGAAGCACCTGCCGACGCGGCAAACGCCGATGCAGAAGAGTTCAACGAACTGTTCGCCAGCTGGGAAAGCCTGGAACAGGGCGCCCGTGTTACCGCGACCGGCGATATCACCGCTGCACCGCGCACCGCCTATTCCGTGCCGTCTCGCATGCCGGTGAACGAATATCGCATGTCGAGCGCCTATGGCATGCGCAACCACCCGGTCCTGCGCCAGCGCCGCGCCCACAATGGTGTCGACCTTGCCGCGCCGACCGGGACGCCTGTTTACGCAACGGCTGACGGCGTCGTCGAATCGGCCCGCTATTTCGGCTCCTATGGAAACTATGTGCAGATCGGCCATATGGGCGATCTCGAGACCCGTTACGCGCACCTCTCGCGCTATACGGTTCGCGCCGGCGACCAGGTCCGCAAGGGCGATCTGATCGGCTATGTCGGCTCGACCGGCCGCTCCACTGGCCCGCACCTGCACTATGAAGTGCGCGTTGCCGGAGAGCCGGTAAACCCCATTCCATACATGCTTGCGGACCTCGAAGCCGAAGCTGCCAATGGCGAGCGCCTTGGCCGTGGCGGTGGCCCCGAAGAATAA
- the lptE gene encoding LPS assembly lipoprotein LptE yields MKRATRLCLALAAFSLPLAGCGLQPIYAGGANGVVARELASIEVAPIPGREGWLVRNALNDRLGRGEAMTGSQYRLDVVLDDQLEGLGLLTDDTIGRQRRILRARYQLVDTATGTILVDATAGSDAGIDVVGSEFATIAAEQTALENLSQEVADQILVRITRTLRESR; encoded by the coding sequence ATGAAGCGCGCGACGCGCCTTTGTCTGGCCCTTGCCGCCTTTTCCCTGCCCCTTGCCGGATGCGGTCTCCAGCCGATCTATGCCGGCGGTGCCAACGGCGTCGTCGCCCGCGAACTGGCCTCCATCGAGGTCGCCCCGATCCCGGGCCGCGAAGGCTGGCTGGTGCGCAATGCCCTCAATGACAGGCTGGGCCGCGGTGAAGCGATGACCGGCTCGCAATACCGGCTGGACGTGGTGCTGGACGACCAGCTCGAAGGCCTCGGCCTGCTGACCGACGACACTATCGGCCGCCAGCGCCGCATCCTGCGCGCCCGCTACCAATTGGTCGATACCGCAACCGGCACCATCCTGGTCGACGCGACGGCAGGGTCGGATGCGGGGATCGACGTCGTCGGCTCCGAATTCGCGACCATTGCAGCCGAGCAGACGGCGCTTGAAAATCTCTCGCAGGAAGTCGCAGACCAGATTCTGGTGCGCATCACCCGCACCCTGCGCGAGAGCCGATGA
- a CDS encoding fatty acid desaturase, whose translation MQTREIEKQVIATVRGLEVGIAWPTIVLAAAIITGWSATVLAAATGWLPLWAALPINAVFAYLAYTPAHDSTHGSIARGRHEWLNYVVGFTAVFPLLHNISLHRLTHLAHHRHLNDPDMDADHWVAGERWWSVLLRCMTVVFSHYRIGWRLADNRTRALAVLENTASLAVPVVVTVTAGWQVALFVILLPAIIGMTLLSFLFDYLVHAPYTGEGRFGATRAFILPRRWHRIGSALWMQQNYHLAHHLYPWIPFYRYRQVLEAAEPLVERRGGAIIRL comes from the coding sequence ATGCAGACGCGCGAAATCGAGAAACAGGTGATCGCCACGGTGCGCGGTCTCGAAGTCGGCATTGCATGGCCGACCATCGTCCTTGCCGCCGCGATCATCACCGGCTGGAGCGCCACCGTGCTCGCTGCGGCTACGGGATGGCTGCCGCTTTGGGCTGCGCTGCCGATCAATGCGGTCTTCGCGTACCTTGCCTACACCCCAGCGCATGACAGCACGCACGGCTCCATCGCACGCGGGCGGCATGAGTGGTTGAACTACGTGGTCGGCTTCACGGCGGTCTTTCCGCTGCTGCACAACATCTCGCTGCACCGGCTGACGCATCTGGCGCATCACCGCCATCTCAACGATCCGGACATGGATGCCGATCACTGGGTCGCAGGCGAGCGGTGGTGGAGCGTGCTGCTGCGCTGCATGACGGTGGTTTTCTCGCATTATCGCATTGGCTGGCGGCTGGCCGACAACCGCACCCGCGCGCTCGCCGTGCTGGAGAATACCGCCAGCCTCGCCGTTCCGGTTGTCGTTACAGTCACCGCCGGATGGCAGGTCGCGCTGTTTGTCATCCTCCTTCCTGCGATCATCGGGATGACGCTGCTGTCATTCCTGTTCGATTACCTCGTCCACGCGCCTTACACCGGCGAGGGCCGCTTCGGCGCGACCCGCGCTTTCATCCTGCCGCGCCGCTGGCACCGTATCGGGTCGGCGCTGTGGATGCAGCAGAATTACCATCTGGCGCATCATCTCTATCCGTGGATCCCGTTCTACCGCTACCGGCAGGTGCTCGAAGCGGCAGAACCTCTGGTCGAAAGGCGCGGCGGAGCGATTATTCGGCTATAG
- the phbB gene encoding acetoacetyl-CoA reductase gives MARVAVVTGGTRGIGRAICEMLKDDGFTVVATYAGNDEKARAFTDETGIAAYKFDVGDFDAVQQGCAKIAEEVGPIDVVVNNAGITRDGTLMKMSYDDWNDVMRTNLGGCFNMAKAAFEGMKERKWGRIVNIGSINGQAGQYGQVNYAAAKSGIHGFTKALAQEGARYGITVNAIAPGYIDTDMVAAVPENVLEKIVAKIPVGRLGQAHEIARGVSFLASEDGAFVTGSTMSINGGQHMY, from the coding sequence ATGGCACGCGTAGCAGTCGTCACCGGTGGTACCCGCGGTATCGGAAGGGCCATTTGCGAAATGCTGAAGGATGATGGCTTCACCGTCGTCGCGACCTATGCCGGCAATGATGAGAAGGCGCGCGCCTTCACCGACGAGACGGGCATCGCGGCCTACAAGTTCGACGTGGGCGATTTCGATGCCGTGCAGCAGGGCTGTGCCAAGATCGCAGAGGAGGTCGGCCCGATCGACGTGGTGGTCAACAATGCCGGCATCACACGCGACGGTACGCTGATGAAGATGAGCTATGACGACTGGAACGACGTCATGCGCACCAATCTGGGCGGCTGCTTCAACATGGCGAAAGCGGCGTTCGAAGGCATGAAAGAGCGCAAGTGGGGCCGCATCGTCAATATCGGCTCGATCAACGGGCAGGCGGGCCAGTATGGCCAGGTCAACTACGCCGCCGCCAAGTCCGGCATCCACGGCTTTACCAAAGCGCTGGCGCAGGAAGGCGCGCGCTACGGCATCACCGTCAACGCCATCGCGCCGGGCTATATCGACACAGACATGGTCGCCGCCGTGCCGGAGAACGTGCTGGAAAAGATCGTCGCCAAGATCCCCGTTGGCCGTTTGGGCCAGGCGCACGAGATCGCCCGCGGCGTGAGCTTCCTCGCCTCGGAAGACGGCGCGTTCGTCACCGGCTCCACCATGAGCATCAATGGCGGCCAGCACATGTATTGA
- the holA gene encoding DNA polymerase III subunit delta, translated as MKATQRDYAQAAQKAQGKLRIHLLCGADEAGASAAAKKLIGALHDPGERLELTGQDLKSDPVRLVDEARSTSLFGDARHILVRASGEEALEAIKTYTELADRGEADNAWPIFIVATAATDKSRTAKLLVKRGDALVAVFYPPDLRSVTGDVRAMADAAGLRLNGNLAERIAHAAGLDVRLAQSEVDKLALYLDASPQSPKQAEPADFDVIGASTEEDGFMPLVNAALSGETRKLPSELRRMREVGLNAVAVALAMERRAAQLAVLASKMRPGEDMKSFLNANGVFWKDHREVIDQLGKWNGGKLERLVPRLAELHRNLLANSQMAELILAQELAQIARYAVVRR; from the coding sequence ATGAAGGCGACCCAGCGCGACTACGCGCAAGCGGCGCAGAAGGCACAGGGGAAACTGCGCATCCACCTTCTCTGCGGCGCCGATGAAGCAGGAGCCAGCGCAGCGGCCAAGAAGCTGATCGGCGCACTGCACGACCCCGGGGAGCGGCTGGAGCTCACCGGGCAAGACCTGAAATCCGATCCCGTCAGGCTGGTCGACGAGGCGCGCTCCACATCCCTTTTCGGCGATGCGAGGCATATCCTCGTGCGCGCCTCGGGCGAGGAGGCGCTGGAGGCCATCAAGACCTATACCGAGCTGGCCGATCGCGGCGAGGCAGATAATGCCTGGCCGATCTTCATCGTTGCGACTGCCGCCACCGACAAGTCACGCACAGCAAAACTGCTGGTCAAGCGCGGTGATGCGCTGGTCGCGGTGTTCTATCCGCCAGACTTGCGTTCCGTCACCGGCGATGTGCGCGCCATGGCGGACGCCGCGGGACTGCGCCTCAACGGCAATCTGGCAGAGCGGATCGCCCATGCCGCCGGGCTCGACGTGCGCCTCGCCCAGTCGGAAGTCGACAAGCTGGCGCTCTATCTCGATGCCTCGCCGCAATCGCCCAAACAGGCCGAGCCCGCCGATTTCGACGTCATCGGCGCATCGACCGAGGAGGACGGCTTCATGCCGCTCGTCAATGCAGCGCTCTCCGGCGAGACGCGCAAGCTGCCTAGCGAATTGCGCCGGATGCGCGAAGTCGGGCTGAACGCCGTGGCCGTTGCGCTTGCGATGGAGCGACGTGCTGCCCAACTCGCCGTGCTGGCATCGAAGATGCGACCCGGCGAGGATATGAAAAGTTTCCTCAATGCAAACGGTGTGTTCTGGAAAGACCACCGCGAAGTGATCGACCAGCTGGGCAAATGGAACGGCGGAAAGCTGGAGAGGCTTGTTCCGCGCCTCGCCGAACTGCATCGCAACCTGCTTGCCAACAGCCAGATGGCAGAGCTGATCCTTGCGCAGGAGCTGGCGCAAATCGCCCGTTATGCGGTCGTGCGTCGGTAG
- a CDS encoding exopolysaccharide biosynthesis polyprenyl glycosylphosphotransferase — MDDLARPEIDTAQLDFDSSVEMPGDAARPHQASLPPAPRNGLVPSLERRRLQAYLLFVAMDGFILLASFSAIAAAYLGPGGDFAGVRQGAEPAFLLLPLFLTIALYNGTYSRAGLTDWRQAGAKAIAALAISAALLNFFAFFAKMNAEFSRVVFTAGIVLTGAVIVAMRRFLARRLTARWGRGAVNRLVIQAGGPKFSLPDSIHIDAREHGLRPDRADPASLNRLSQYLRNMDQIVVSSSRENRAAWAEVLKGTGLHGEVIDEATRAIGAVGVVKHDDIGMSSLLVSNGHLGLRARAMKRVFDLTISLAALIALSPVMMLTAAAIKLQDGGPIFFRQRRMGRGNGFFAIYKFRSMREDDSDGARSASRDDERITPVGRFIRRTSIDELPQLINVVKGDMSLVGPRPHALGSRAGEKLFWQVDRKYWQRHGLRPGITGLAQVRGFRGATDTEGDLSSRLDADLEYLNGWSLMRDVRILLRTVTVLVHERAF; from the coding sequence ATGGACGATCTGGCTCGGCCAGAAATTGATACTGCGCAACTGGATTTCGACTCGTCCGTCGAGATGCCGGGCGATGCCGCGCGTCCACATCAAGCATCGCTTCCGCCGGCACCGCGAAACGGGCTGGTCCCGTCGTTGGAACGGCGGCGGTTGCAGGCCTACCTGCTTTTCGTGGCGATGGATGGCTTTATCCTTCTGGCGAGCTTCTCTGCCATTGCGGCTGCCTATCTGGGCCCGGGCGGCGATTTTGCAGGCGTGCGACAGGGGGCGGAACCGGCGTTCCTGCTGCTGCCGCTCTTCCTGACCATCGCACTCTACAACGGCACCTATTCGCGTGCGGGGCTGACCGATTGGCGCCAAGCAGGTGCCAAGGCGATTGCGGCGCTCGCTATCTCGGCGGCGCTTCTCAATTTCTTCGCATTCTTCGCCAAGATGAACGCCGAATTCTCGCGCGTGGTCTTCACCGCCGGCATCGTGCTGACGGGCGCAGTGATCGTGGCCATGCGCCGCTTTCTTGCCCGCAGGCTGACCGCGCGCTGGGGCCGCGGCGCTGTCAACCGGCTGGTTATCCAGGCGGGCGGGCCAAAGTTCTCCCTGCCCGATTCCATACATATCGACGCGCGCGAGCATGGGCTGCGACCCGACAGGGCAGACCCGGCTTCGCTCAATCGCCTGTCGCAGTACTTGCGCAATATGGACCAGATCGTCGTCAGCAGTTCGCGGGAGAACCGTGCCGCGTGGGCCGAGGTTCTAAAAGGCACCGGCCTGCACGGCGAAGTGATCGACGAGGCAACCCGCGCTATCGGGGCGGTGGGCGTGGTGAAGCATGACGATATCGGGATGTCGTCACTGCTGGTATCGAACGGCCATCTGGGCCTTCGCGCACGGGCGATGAAGCGGGTATTCGACCTGACCATATCGCTGGCTGCGCTGATCGCGCTGAGCCCCGTCATGATGCTGACGGCGGCGGCGATCAAACTGCAGGATGGCGGCCCCATCTTCTTCCGCCAACGCCGTATGGGCCGCGGCAACGGATTTTTTGCAATCTACAAGTTCCGCTCCATGCGCGAAGACGACAGCGATGGCGCTCGTTCTGCCAGCCGCGATGACGAGCGCATTACGCCGGTTGGACGATTCATCCGCCGCACCAGCATCGACGAGCTGCCGCAGCTCATCAACGTGGTGAAAGGCGATATGAGCCTCGTCGGTCCCCGTCCCCATGCGCTGGGATCGCGGGCGGGCGAGAAGCTGTTCTGGCAGGTCGATCGCAAATACTGGCAGCGCCACGGCCTTCGCCCCGGCATAACAGGCCTTGCCCAAGTGCGCGGCTTTCGCGGGGCAACGGATACCGAAGGCGATCTCAGCAGCAGGCTGGATGCAGACCTTGAATACCTCAATGGCTGGAGCCTGATGCGCGATGTGCGAATCCTGCTGCGGACCGTCACCGTGCTGGTGCATGAGAGAGCTTTCTAG